The following coding sequences are from one Plasmodium gaboni strain SY75 chromosome 10, whole genome shotgun sequence window:
- a CDS encoding hypothetical protein (conserved Plasmodium protein, unknown function) produces MNKPRSSNSDDDMVVLQQEDEKVDKQIDIEKEKDKKNISTKIKEYKKKKKKKNIIPKKILKHIDNIDKLKYVRINHIDEKEKKSYHLKNISGGMIKKIKKEINDNKDEKNKKTTTNMKKKKKKKINNKKVIKKRNMINDKKIVEEKEFNELNENQNVIKKYIDNNLTNNYMNNQINDIKEMNIFQKDSNQFESFDKKKSLKENNKISNDHIISDNIISDNIISDNIINDNIISDHIKNKTMYENNLFDEIKEAIKDDVTKQNSLNNLNLQIKAEEQLIHSNYDKNKINNHLYKQENIDISNDKQKSNLLMNLSKELKNKNIHILQFKHAKSTHTSFLKKINNLPNEKKKKNKKKKKIIKDKHINIINNNNDKNEFLQNLNYVKDINYANYIKTANLKSKEKKKKKKKNQHHMDISKREKKHILERKTKEYNQQVIRKRKIKTEKGEEQKEEQLHVVDKKCSDNKKCSDDKKCSDDKKCSDDKKCSDDKKCSDDKKCSDDKKSSDDKKSIEDKQSSDDKKCIDDKHNSDDKKCIDDKQSSDDKKFIDDKQSSDDKQSSDDKHGSDDKHSCDDKQSSYDKHSNYDKQSIADSNKIIESCAEEKTTMKKKIRFQLKSQIKNRNKDIKTKERNIKIKNAQEKKKRKNENIILPEEQHLIVKKERNEIKQNLLSDESEHVSMNSQIMNEKRIQADEILKKYIQMKENDKYNNEDITKYNKNHKTCYPFFKGDNIVLLDIKEKKFNIDIINVFSSNKNLEDNCHDILFFFDSYVKKNKKEKMKNNTNFMKPLKKLFKCEYFEMECIKLIIHIFDKIITKMKKEIKMENITKCFERDDHSSSFISRIKEKQEMQKRMNKENNSIQNNINKDYNNNNNNYYYNGDKKNIFYSPFFDDDILYNDDHEKQKIYSILFYNSAHSHHAWNEYRVFQKLLQWKDQKKLFMLRDKLEQMKKNKENQNEHKRNMKNVNNCITNNINDYEKNCCHIYHSSTGNDNIYNNYSHYYNNEVSSNIPLRKINILTNKIMCSLLNSCCIHDKKDILTTYRQNVPSYNFPRSKQKYWNVILNEELLYNDKVSYPLRISEAVGTLISK; encoded by the coding sequence ATGAATAAACCACGTTCATCCAACAGTGATGATGATATGGTTGTATTACAACAAGAGGATGAAAAAGTTGATAAACAAATAGACATAGAGAAAGAGAAAGacaagaaaaatatatcaacaaagataaaggaatataagaagaaaaagaaaaagaaaaatattatccccaagaaaatattgaaacatatagataatatagACAAATTAAAATACGTGCGAATTAATCATATTGatgaaaaggaaaaaaaaagttatcatttgaaaaatatatctgGGGGTATGattaaaaagataaaaaaagaaataaatgataataaagatgaaaaaaataaaaagacGACAACAaatatgaagaagaaaaaaaaaaaaaaaattaataataaaaaagtcattaaaaaaagaaacatgataaatgataaaaaaattgtagaagaaaaagaattcaatgaattaaatgaaaatcaaaatgtcataaaaaaatatattgacAATAATTTAActaataattatatgaataatcaaataaatgatataaaagaaatgaatATCTTTCAAAAGGATAGTAATCAATTTGAATCTTttgacaaaaaaaaatccttaaaagaaaataacaaaatatcaaatgatcatattattagtgataatattattagtgataatattattagtgataatattattaatgataatattattagtgaccatataaagaataaaacAATGTATGAAAATAACCTGTTTGATGAAATTAAAGAAGCAATAAAAGATGATGTTACTAAGCAAAATAGTCTTAACAATTTGAACCTTCAAATAAAAGCTGAAGAACAATTAATTCATTCaaattatgataaaaacaaaattaacaatcatttatataaacaagaaaatatagatatCTCTAATGATAAACAAAAATCAAATTTATTAATGAACTTATcaaaagaattaaaaaataaaaatattcacATTTTACAATTTAAACATGCTAAAAGTACACACACTTcttttttgaaaaaaataaataatctcccaaatgagaaaaaaaaaaaaaacaaaaaaaaaaaaaaaataataaaagacaaacatataaatattattaataataataatgataaaaatgaatttttaCAAAATCTTAATTATGTAAAAGATATAAACTATGCCAATTATATAAAGACAGCTAATTTAAAATCcaaggaaaaaaaaaaaaaaaaaaaaaaaaaccaaCATCATATGGATATTTCAAAACGTGAGAAGAAACATATATTGGAGAGAAAGACAAAAGAATATAATCAACAAGTCataagaaaaagaaaaattaaaaccGAAAAGGGAGAAGAACAAAAAGAAGAACAGCTGCATGTAGTGGATAAAAAATGtagtgataataaaaaatgtagtgatgataaaaaatgtagtgatgataaaaaatgtagtgatgataaaaaatgtagtgatgataaaaaatgtagtgatgataaaaaatgtagtgatgataaaaaaagtagtgatgataaaaaaagtattgAGGACAAACAAAGTagtgatgataaaaaatgCATTGATGACAAACATAATagtgatgataaaaaatgCATTGATGACAAACAAAGTagtgatgataaaaaattcatTGATGACAAACAAAGTAGTGATGACAAACAAAGTAGTGATGACAAACATGGTAGTGATGACAAACATAGTTGTGATGACAAACAAAGCAGTTATGACAAACATAGCAATTATGACAAACAAAGCATTGCAGattcaaataaaattatagaATCATGTGCTGAAGAAAAAACAACcatgaagaaaaaaatcAGATTCCAGCTGAAGTCCCAAATAAAGAACAgaaataaagatataaaaacCAAAGagagaaatataaaaataaaaaatgcccaagagaaaaaaaaaagaaaaaatgagAATATTATACTACCCGAAGAACAACACTTGATTGTTAAAAAAGAGAGAAATGAAATAAAGCAAAATTTGTTGAGTGATGAATCAGAACATGTTTCTATGAACAGTCAGATAATGAATGAGAAAAGGATACAAGCTGATGAgatattaaagaaatatatccaaatgaaagaaaatgataagtataataatgaagatattactaaatataataaaaatcatAAGACATGCTATCCTTTTTTCAAAGGTGATAATATAGTATTATTAGacataaaagaaaaaaaatttaatattgatataataaatgttttTTCTTCCAATAAAAATTTAGAAGATAATTGTCATGacattttgtttttttttgattcgtatgttaaaaaaaataaaaaagaaaaaatgaaaaacaatacaaattttatgaagccattgaaaaaattatttaaatgtgAATATTTTGAAATGGAATGTATTAAATTGATTATCCACatatttgataaaataattactaaaatgaaaaaagaaataaagaTGGAGAATATAACAAAATGTTTTGAAAGAGATGATCATAGTAGTAGTTTTATATCACgtataaaagaaaaacaagAAATGCAAAAACGTATGAACAAAGAAAATAATAGcatacaaaataatattaacaaggattataataataataataataattattattataatggtgataagaaaaatatattttatagtCCATTTTttgatgatgatatattatataatgacGATCatgaaaaacaaaaaatttacagtatattattttataattctGCTCATAGTCATCATGCATGGAATGAGTATCGAGTATTTCAAAAACTTCTACAGTGGAAAGATCAGAAGAAATTATTCATGTTAAGAGATAAACTAGAacaaatgaagaaaaataaagaaaaccaaaatgaacataaaagaaatatgaagaatgttaataattgtattactaataatattaatgattatgaaaaaaattgttgtcatatatatcattcTTCAACTGgtaatgataatatttataataattattcccactattataataatgaagtTTCATCTAATATTCCTTTGAGAAAGATTAATATTCTAACAAACAAAATTATGTGTTCTCTATTAAACTCTTGTTGTATACatgataaaaaagatattcTGACAACTTACAGGCAGAACGTTCCTTCATACAATTTCCCTAGGAGTAAACAGAAATATTGGAatgtaatattaaatgaGGAATTGctatataatgataaagTTAGCTACCCTTTGAGGATAAGTGAAGCGGTGGGTACTTTAATTTCAAAATAG
- a CDS encoding putative RAP protein: MNFKISNILCRRYIIYPFTKCKRRYSCNYNIKRYMNEKDEKKISIHKPPILDVDDVMNKEKLLYVIKNIQIVDLKEKNILNNISNLLKKYINEYTIEEIYTIIHIFCKLNFTKYSLYNNFIKIIMNKKPKINSRMLTQILIDLHKLSSLDINVLTFFTQYYIKNETDRYSLFDLSMILYIFNKYNYNHIEIVDNICKTISEYFLPFIDQDKGVLTTILLSISTLNLNYQFYLDVMKKHVYKKYEHFEVKYLCNILYSILLRLVNTLNNDDILNTMLNDIMYILLNNINKLKNEELKQLHISLYYLKDKEEEKYEEARKIIEKKNIKDTVTTSKIQQQIAKLFKEIGLNAEKEFLIGPYVLDFALKRKKICIEVNGFTHYYNFDGKINAKTTLKYYILNKLNWKVLTIEYMDWKNKSKEDKIKYLETNVLEKII, translated from the exons atgaatttCAAAATtagtaatatattatgtaggagatatattatataccCCTTTACAAAATGTAAAAGAAGATATAGTTGTAATTATAACATAAAGAGATATATGAATGAAAAGGATGAGAAGAAGATATCAATACATAAGCCTCCCATTTTAGATGTAGATGATGTTAtgaataaagaaaaattactgtatgtaataaagaatattcaaatagtagatttaaaagaaaagaacattttaaataatataagtaatttattaaaaaagtatataaatgaatatactattgaagaaatatatacaattatacatatattttgtaaattaaactttacaaaatattctttatataataattttattaaaattattatgaataaaaaGCCAAAAATTAATTCTCGTATGTTAACGCAAATATTAATTGATCTTCATAAATTATCATCTTTAGATATTAATGTATTGACTTTTTTTACTCagtattatataaaaaatgaaactGATCGATACTCGTTATTTGATTTATCTATgatactatatatatttaataaatataattataatcatattgAGATAGTGGACAACATATGTAAAACGATATCTGAATACTTTTTGCCATTCATTGATCAG GATAAAGGTGTGCTAACAACCATTCTGTTAAGCATCTCAACGTTAAATTTGAACTATCAATTTTACCTCGATGTAATGAAAAAacatgtatataaaaaatatgaacatTTTGAAGTTAAATATTTgtgtaatattttatattccATTTTATTAAGACTTGTTAATActttaaataatgatgacATATTAAACACTATGTTGAATgatataatgtatatattattaaataatattaataagttaaaaaatgaagaattaaaaCAG TTACATATATccttatattatttaaaagacaaggaggaagaaaaatatgaagaagcaagaaaaattattgaaaaaaaaaatattaaagataCAGTTACTACATCAAAAATTCAACAACAGATAGCCAAACTATTTAAGGAAATTGGATTGAATGCCGAGAAAGAATTTTTAATTGGACCCTATGTATTAGACTTTGCtttaaaaaggaaaaag aTTTGCATTGAAGTTAATGGATTTACTCATTACTATAACTTCGATGGCAAAATAAATGCAAAGACTACcttgaaatattatattttgaataaaCTCAATTGGAAG GTCCTTACTATTGAATATATGGATtggaaaaataaatcaaaagag gataaaataaaatatttagaAACAAATGTActagaaaaaataatttaa
- a CDS encoding hypothetical protein (conserved Plasmodium protein, unknown function), with the protein MRKNIILVAYICFIYMRAKCEALKLNNILNKSYFAIISNYNNNNNNNNNNINHINGQGKHINKSSHNKGGILNNEILKKTGKENKKIKENVPKDIKEHVSEIAKENKFLHFENNKKISINPLFESLCKKVSVSETCLYNIQKFYSEVNYMNLKNKNPKDNKYFCGVLYGKYENDEFVKVEHVFFSMNRSEQAYDENYLLHSEDRKRADQLAKMLNLEVVGFLYAYPDIGVDLNMSNKKQNHFIKLNKKMKTLNDEENELFIPMGGKEVLLSIKLMWQIMRQSKIGEDKNSKVDTHMNKNKYNNNNNNNNNNNNNNNDNNDDHNHNRDDTNLVEENGDEQNNDNIKKKKNEPFKFKNIKKKKKIKQGKKNMNIKPFITLSIGMNKNNESIIVEAYEMNYDLLKLIKHDMIKDMNKQNSILQFEKNDKDKEIKIKTFDSEIDIMNELYLKCKNNILIKKIEIKKIDILFCVNNIPIFSHKGNYNYFFPYPTNTNYYYILQTFNHMIKALHNKSDIVNIFRDFNFLFFLTNIFSIDHDIPYFCNAVKDVNNSVDIPDHYLHILQNLSNNANMFQ; encoded by the coding sequence aTGAGAAAAAACATAATACTTGTGgcatatatatgttttatttatatgagAGCTAAATGTGAAGCACTGAAACTAAATAATATACtaaataaatcatatttTGCCATTATAAGCAActataacaataataataataataataataataatattaatcaTATTAATGGTCAAGGgaaacatataaataagagTAGTCATAATAAAGGAGgtatattaaataatgagatattaaaaaaaacgggaaaggaaaataaaaagattaAGGAAAATGTTCCAAAAGATATAAAGGAACATGTCTCTGAAATTGcaaaagaaaataaatttcttcattttgaaaataataaaaagatatcGATAAATCCTTTATTTGAATCACTTTGTAAAAAGGTAAGTGTTAGTGAAACctgtttatataatatacagAAATTTTATAGTGAGgtaaattatatgaatcttaaaaataagaatcctaaagataataaatatttttgtgGAGTATTATATGgtaaatatgaaaatgatgaatTTGTAAAAGTTGAACATGTTTTCTTTTCAATGAATAGAAGTGAACAAGCAtatgatgaaaattatCTATTACATAGTGAAGATAGAAAAAGAGCAGACCAGCTAGCCAAAATGTTAAATTTAGAAGTTGTTGGATTTCTATATGCATATCCTGATATAGGAGTTGATTTGAATATGTctaataaaaaacaaaatcattttataaaattaaacaaaaaaatgaaaactttgaatgatgaagaaaatgaattatttattcCTATGGGGGGAAAAGAAGTGTTATTATCCATAAAGTTAATGTGGCAAATAATGAGGCAATCAAAAATAGGAGAAGACAAAAATAGTAAAGTAGATACacatatgaataaaaacaaatataacaacaacaacaataataataataataataataataataataatgataataatgatgatcATAATCATAATCGTGATGATACAAATTTGGTGGAAGAGAATGGTGATGAGcaaaataatgataacattaaaaagaaaaagaatgAGCCATTCAAAtttaagaatataaaaaagaagaaaaaaataaaacaaggaaaaaaaaatatgaatataaaacCATTTATTACTTTATCCATTGgtatgaataaaaataatgaatcTATAATAGTTGAAGCATATGAAATGAattatgatttattaaaattaataaaacatgatatgataaaagatatgaataaacaaaatagtatattacaatttgaaaaaaatgataaagataaagaaataaaaataaaaacatttgATAGTGAAATAGATATTATGaatgaattatatttaaaatgtaaaaataatatacttataaaaaaaatagaaattaaaaaaattgatatccttttttgtgtaaataatataccTATATTTTCTCATAAAGgtaattataattattttttcccATATCCAACCAatacaaattattattatatattacaaacATTTAATCATATGATTAAAGCATTACATAATAAAAGCGatattgttaatatttttagagattttaattttttatttttcttaacaaatattttttcaattgATCATGATATTCCTTATTTTTGTAATGCTGTCAAAGATGTTAATAATTCGGTGGATATACCAGACCATTATTTGCACATTTTACAAAATCTATCCAACAACGCAAACATGTttcaataa
- a CDS encoding hypothetical protein (conserved Plasmodium protein, unknown function), which translates to MKIGNYKICTWNIYKRRISFFGVLPFELQTKANIRKIERRTFCGWNERKFLFFSLNNDINKCINMSEMIIRRGNITTTKKSSGKNKIVKNETDKDNNIVSNNNDNNINSNNNNNNNNNNNNNNINCNNNNSKRSSKIVMYIKSNKLYLTYNGFLLFFFSIFAYCITKLLIMFFEEPPAVQLVKENVLKDKKLLEEYEEVIFSRFWSGFLNDNDARIIINIKSKKQNKKGRIVSNLIKKNDQWIIKTLTYYNTKKTDNLKTDDLKNLQKNEQKHEQKNEQQNQQQNQQISLCPINTDSFSKKK; encoded by the coding sequence atgaaaataggaaattataaaatttgtACTTGGAATATTTATAAGAGAAGAATATCTTTTTTTGGAGTTCTTCCATTTGAACTTCAAACAAAGGCAAACATAAGAAAAATAGAAAGGAGGACATTTTGTGGATGGAATGAGAGaaaatttttgtttttttctttaaacaatgatataaataaatgtattaatatGAGCGAAATGATAATAAGAAGGGGTAATATCACTACAACTAAAAAGAGTAGTGGTAAGAATAAAATCGTTAAAAATGAAACTGATAaggataataatattgttagtaataataatgataataatattaatagtaataataataataataataataataataataataataataatattaattgtaataataataactCGAAACGAAGCAGTAAGATTgttatgtatataaaaagtaacaaattatatttaacaTACAACGgttttcttttattttttttttccatatttgCTTATTGTATTACTAAATTGTTAATTATGTTTTTTGAAGAACCTCCTGCTGTGCAACTAGTAAAAGAAAACgttttaaaagataaaaaacTATTAGAAGAATATGAAGAAGTTATTTTTTCTAGGTTCTGGTCAGGGTTCTTAAATGATAACGATGCTCGCattatcataaatattaaaagtaaaaaacaaaataaaaaaggaagaaTTGTAAgtaatttaataaaaaaaaatgatcAATGGATTATTAAAACtttaacatattataatacaaaaaaaacggataatttaaaaacaGACGATTTGAAGAATctacaaaaaaatgaacaaaaacATGAACAAAAAAACGAACAACAAAATCAACAACAAAATCAACAAATCAGCTTATGTCCAATAAATACTGATTCGTTTAGcaaaaagaaatga
- a CDS encoding hypothetical protein (conserved Plasmodium protein, unknown function) — MFDNNNMSKELKQLEEEKKNVEGNNLNLLLGDLKMMTAYEMSSEWKDTNMMNECFNNFSWFDSRILRNMQNYLNADDVEKSKIDYAYNTLFPKPIDIKDTKLNMMALWIKSRIHYNNTFFPLQLSPYDV; from the coding sequence atgtttgataataataatatgagTAAAGAGCTAAAACAATTGgaggaagaaaaaaaaaatgtggaaggaaataatttaaatttattgttaggtgatttaaaaatgatgacAGCTTATGAAATGTCATCTGAATGGAAAGATACAAATATGATGAATGAatgttttaataatttctCTTGGTTTGATTCAAGAATATTAAGAAATATGCAGAATTATTTGAATGCTGATGATGTAGAAAAATCAAAAATTGACTATGCCTATAATACATTATTTCCAAAACCTATTGATATAAAAGATACTAAATTAAATATGATGGCTCTATGGATTAAATCAAGGATTCATTAcaataatacatttttcCCATTACAATTATCACCCTATGATGTTTAA
- a CDS encoding hypothetical protein (conserved Plasmodium protein, unknown function) has translation MNTLYHEDIIIFLSIESLEEIVSIFKNIRGIKGRFHKFISFKNNSNVSFFFNSNDYLFLKKEQGNIIIDEKYKLLTNKNTDDKKNNTFENKNKCKKQINVDIKGTETFEKGEEKILQDISLENTQNNIKNINNCMSDISKNKNDEKISNHKYTNEEYEMIIEEIYKHLYKNEIYTPMSEKKKMVVELIIETIIYGNKIKLNIYKLNLFISIVIMTLYKIMENLSVNEKKKKKKTINYFITLLKKNIQYNTSPQQNKKIIDTQNNTSSEVNIIENNEKHITIQNEEKHDDDDNNNVKNNNTIIKNDNKDIIKIKKSTTKNDKRKQNSNTNINLIDRKEDNILINSNNQVEINQEKETKKDIIFFNCQEAKYIIKYMFQNIFSIYNILEYMFLFPSYPVHLGFSNYASFVTPPEPLSLKDEIKQDEQKNEDNKFCTNAYISQVLHVPLYVLDKFYNNLNDLQEKIDNVLTLM, from the exons ATGAATACATTATATCATGaagatattataattttcttatCAATAGAAAGTTTAGAAGAAATCGTTAgcatatttaaaaatatcaGAGGAATAAAAGGACGTTTTCATAAATTTATAAGTTTTAAGAATAATTCAAATgtatcttttttttttaattctaacgattatttatttttaaaaaaggaaCAAGGTAATATCATAATAGACGAAAAGTATAAACTATTAACAAACAAAAATACAGatgacaaaaaaaataatacatttgaaaataaaaataaatgtaaaaaacaaataaacGTAGATATAAAAGGTACAGAGACATTTGAAAAAGgagaagaaaaaatacTTCAAGATATATCCTTAGAAAATACAcagaataatataaaaaatataaataattgCATGTCAGACATTTcaaaaaacaaaaatgatgaaaaaatttcgaatcataaatatacaaatgaAGAATACGAAATGATTATTGAAGAAAtttataaacatttatataaaaatgaaatatacACCCCTATGTcagaaaagaaaaaaatggTAGTTGAACTTATCATAGAAACTATAATTTAtggaaataaaataaaattaaatatttataaacttaatttattcatatcTATTGTAATCATGAccttatataaaattatggAAAACTTAAGTgtaaatgaaaaaaaaaaaaaaaaaaaaactataaattattttataactttattaaagaaaaatatacaatataataCTTCACCtcaacaaaataaaaaaataatagatACACAAAATAATACAAGTTCTGAGGTAAATATAATTGAGAATAATGAAAAACATATAACTATTcaaaatgaagaaaagcatgatgatgatgataataataatgtaaagaataataatacgattataaaaaatgataataaggatattataaaaatcaaaaaaagtactacaaaaaatgataaaagaaaacaaaatagtaacacaaatataaatcttATAGATAGGAAGGAAGACAATATCTTAATAAATAGTAATAATCAAGTTGAAATTAATCaagaaaaagaaacaaaaaaggacatcatattttttaattgtCAAGAAgcaaaatatataataaaatatatgtttcaaaatattttctcTATATATAACATCTTAGAATATATGTTCTTATTTCCATCTTATCCTGTTCATTTGGGTTTCTCAAATTATGCTTCTTTTGTAACTCCCCCTGAGCCCTTATCTTTAAAAGATGAAATAAAACAAG ATGAACAAAAGAATGAAGACAATAAGTTCTGTACTAATGCTTATATTTCCCAAGTGTTACATGTACCTTTATATGTACTTGACAAATTTTACAATAACCTTAATGATTTACAAGAAAAAATTGATAATGTTTTAACATTAATGTAA
- a CDS encoding putative RNA-binding protein codes for MFFKLLRGRKIYINNKNYYNNKYIHGDSFSSSPQKIMSVRSFSEYINIEEKINLPRLKLRGLPFDASEEEIKNFFRDFKLTKQAYPVHIIKGIKNKPTGHAYVYFDDEEEARNACQAMNRKYIRDRFVEIYQDYIYNHNLTPVKEHVTTLMRDRYKKDNQ; via the coding sequence atgttctttaaattattaagaggaaggaaaatatatattaacaacAAAAACTACTAcaataacaaatatatacatgGGGATTCTTTTTCTAGTAGTCCCCAAAAGATTATGTCAGTTCGCAGTTTCAGcgaatatattaatatagaagagaaaataaatttacCAAGATTAAAACTAAGAGGATTACCTTTTGATGCATCggaagaagaaataaaaaatttctttAGAGATTTCAAATTAACAAAACAAGCATATCCtgttcatataattaaagGAATTAAGAATAAGCCCACTGGGCATGCATATGTGTATTTCGATGATGAAGAAGAGGCCAGAAATGCTTGTCAAGCTATGAACaggaaatatataagagACAGGTTTGTTGAAATTTACCAGgattatatttataatcACAACTTAACACCTGTAAAAGAGCATGTTACAACATTGATGAGGGAcagatataaaaaagacAACCAATAA